Genomic segment of Gloeocapsa sp. PCC 7428:
GCTGTACTTTAAGCAAAAGGGAGATAGCTACGAGCCACGAAGTGCAGCGCAAGTTGCTGAACGAAAACATCAAATCGAAGTCGAAGTCAATCGCCAACGCGAACAACAAGAGTTTCTCACACGAGTTGCGCAAGCGATTCATGGTGAAACAGTAGAATGGAGTCGCCAAGATCGCCAACGAATCGAGGCGCTAGAAAAGTATGCGACACTACTAGTAGAAGGTGTGCGTTCGGGGGTAACTCCAGACTCGCTAGCGCGTACTTATGCCCCACCGGCTTCGGTTGTAGAAACCATGAATACCTTGGGACGTCCCGCTACGCCGCAAGCAGCTTTTCAGTTGCTTGTCGATTTGGGACTCTGGAGTGTTCACGAAAATTTATTTTTACGGCGCAGCCAAATTTCGGTTCAGTTCCCTACCAAGGTGTTAGAAGTGGCTCAACAGCGTATGGATTCTCCACCACCTGATGTCGATCAGCGCCTCGATTTAACTTATCTTAAAGTCTATACAATTGATGACCAAAGTACGAGCGAAATTGACGATGGCGTTAGTTGGGAATTACTCGCGGATAAGCGCCAAAGGTTGTGGATTCATATTGCCGATCCGACACGGTGGTTAGTTCCAGAAGATGAACTTGATTTAGACGCGCGACGGCGGGGAACAACAGTTTATTTACCAACGGGAATGATCCCGATGTTTCCTTCCATATTAGCAACAGGACCAATGAGTTTGTTGCAGGGAAAAGTTTGTTGTGCTTTAAGTTTTGGTGTTGTTTTAGATGAATCAGGCGCGGTACAAGAGTATAGTATTCATCCGAGTTTGATTAAACCGACATATCGTCTGACGTATGAAGATGTAGACGAAATGTTGGAATTGGGGGTAGAAGGAGAACCAGAAATAGCCGCGATCGCAACTCTAGCCCAACGTCGTCAAATGTGGCGGCAGTCGCAAGGCGCAATTAGCATTAATCTACCAGAAGCTATTATTAAAGTTCAAGACGACGAGATTACAATCAAGGTTTTAAACGATTCGCTGTCGCGCCAGTTAGTCGCCGAGATGATGATCTTAGCAGGAGAAGTTGCGGGTCATTACGCCCAAGTTCATAAAATTGCATTACCATTTCGCGGTCAACCACAACCGGAATTACCTTCCGAAGAAGAGTTAATTCAATTACCCGCAGGCTTTGCGCGGGCTTGTGCGATGCGCCGCTGTATGCCTAAAAGTGAGATGAGTATTACACCTACACGTCACGCAGGCTTAGGGTTAGCGACTTATACGCAAGCAACTTCACCGATTCGTCGCTATACAGATCTCCTCACGCATTTTCAATTAAAAGCACACTTACGCGGTGAAACGCCTCCTTTTTCTGGCGAACAAATTCAAGAAGTTATGCTGAGTGTGACAAGTGCAACGCAAGAAGCAACGTTAGTCGAACGTCAAACAAACCGCTACTGGGGATTAGAATATCTGCGTCGTCATCCGAATCAAGTTTGGCAAGCATTAGTACTGATGTGGCTGCGCGAAGATAGCCGATTAGCTCTGATTTTGATTGAAGACTTAGGGTTACAGTTGCCCATGGTTTTCAAGCGTGGCGTTAAACTAGGCGAACAGGTGTCAGTGAAAGTTAGCTACGTCGATCCGCGTCAAGACGTGTTGCAGTTTCAGGAAGTCACTTATTCGGAAGCGCAGCAAGCGGCTAATTAGTGCAGTAGCCTAAATGCGATCGCAGACAAAATATACTGCCGTGAGATTACTGTCACCCCAACACAGTAACATCTCTACTTTACATAAAATTCATAATAGCACCTTTGCTAGGCTTTCAAACTTGATAAAGTTCGTTTAGAGATAGCAATCACATTTTATTTTCTTTTAAATTTTAATTAGTAATTACACAGTGGTAGTTCAAAGTTCTAGTTTCTAAGATGAAACTATCGAAC
This window contains:
- a CDS encoding ribonuclease catalytic domain-containing protein encodes the protein MEKGTLVEFRVQGDRRLGVVDRPDGKSRWIAVDERGSTHSLAPRQITYQVSGQSYKPPEIPQFLAEVQAYLDPASLEVAWELLIESGETVNPAQMATLLFAEQNPPQCYAAHCLLSDDKLYFKQKGDSYEPRSAAQVAERKHQIEVEVNRQREQQEFLTRVAQAIHGETVEWSRQDRQRIEALEKYATLLVEGVRSGVTPDSLARTYAPPASVVETMNTLGRPATPQAAFQLLVDLGLWSVHENLFLRRSQISVQFPTKVLEVAQQRMDSPPPDVDQRLDLTYLKVYTIDDQSTSEIDDGVSWELLADKRQRLWIHIADPTRWLVPEDELDLDARRRGTTVYLPTGMIPMFPSILATGPMSLLQGKVCCALSFGVVLDESGAVQEYSIHPSLIKPTYRLTYEDVDEMLELGVEGEPEIAAIATLAQRRQMWRQSQGAISINLPEAIIKVQDDEITIKVLNDSLSRQLVAEMMILAGEVAGHYAQVHKIALPFRGQPQPELPSEEELIQLPAGFARACAMRRCMPKSEMSITPTRHAGLGLATYTQATSPIRRYTDLLTHFQLKAHLRGETPPFSGEQIQEVMLSVTSATQEATLVERQTNRYWGLEYLRRHPNQVWQALVLMWLREDSRLALILIEDLGLQLPMVFKRGVKLGEQVSVKVSYVDPRQDVLQFQEVTYSEAQQAAN